One stretch of Arachis duranensis cultivar V14167 chromosome 1, aradu.V14167.gnm2.J7QH, whole genome shotgun sequence DNA includes these proteins:
- the LOC107485341 gene encoding phospholipase A1-Ibeta2, chloroplastic — translation MMQVISSTIPAHTLHMFQARRASFRCHLSPLNPDNNNGKLTSSPSSCSTSAPKKALTSTTDSTRLHLANLDRLLHKDSPPPPLTQLANQQQEQQNGVKEREQTTTEKRGKSVLEGLNLARLWPDMKATEEMSPRHLKRLQRMLSKTAEYSPRNALGSRWREYHGSNDWKGMLDPLDENLRREVVRYGEFIQAAYHSFHSNPAMSEEGPPSHRHVALPDRYYRVTKSLYATSSINMPKWIDDVAPDLGWMTQRSSWIGYVAVCDDKREIARMGRRDIVISLRGTATCLEWAENMRAQLNDMPEEGQGKPKVECGFLSLFKTEGTHVPSLAESVIEEVKRLMEMYEGETLSITITGHSLGAALALLVANEITTRVPEVPSVAVFSFGGPKVGNKAFGDKITAQGVKVLRIVNSQDVITRVPGMFVSEELEQTIRNSKIGGVLDMFDDNTPLAYSHVGAELRVDTKMSPFLKPDADMACCHDLEAYLHLVDGFLASNCPFRANAKRSLARLMQDQSANVKKLYISKAKALSLNLERQGSFSMSLERQGSFSMSGCLPSPS, via the coding sequence ATGATGCAGGTGATCAGTTCTACTATTCCGGCACACACTCTTCACATGTTCCAAGCAAGGCGGGCTAGCTTTAGGTGCCATCTTTCTCCCTTGAACCCCGACAACAACAACGGTAAGCTGACGTCATCGCCTTCTTCTTGTTCCACGTCAGCACCCAAGAAGGCACTAACCTCCACCACCGACTCAACTCGCTTGCACCTTGCTAACCTCGACAGGCTCCTCCACAAGGACTCGCCGCCACCACCATTGACACAACTCGCTAACCAACAACAAGAACAGCAGAACGGCGTCAAGGAAAGGGAGCAAACCACTACTGAGAAGAGGGGGAAGAGTGTTTTGGAAGGTCTCAACTTGGCGAGGTTGTGGCCTGACATGAAGGCCACGGAGGAGATGTCGCCACGCCACCTCAAACGCCTTCAGCGGATGCTGTCCAAGACGGCGGAGTACTCGCCGCGGAACGCCCTCGGAAGCCGGTGGAGGGAGTACCACGGCAGCAACGACTGGAAGGGGATGTTAGATCCCCTTGATGAGAATCTCCGCCGCGAGGTGGTCCGATACGGCGAGTTCATCCAAGCGGCGTACCATTCCTTCCACTCCAATCCCGCCATGTCGGAAGAGGGACCCCCGTCTCATCGCCACGTTGCACTTCCCGACAGGTACTACAGGGTCACCAAGAGTCTGTATGCCACGTCATCGATTAACATGCCGAAATGGATTGATGATGTGGCACCAGATCTTGGATGGATGACCCAGAGATCCAGTTGGATTGGGTACGTTGCAGTTTGCGATGATAAAAGGGAGATTGCAAGGATGGGCAGGAGGGACATAGTTATCTCCCTCCGTGGAACCGCGACGTGTCTTGAATGGGCTGAGAACATGCGGGCACAATTGAATGACATGCCCGAGGAGGGCCAAGGAAAGCCCAAGGTGGAGTGTGGGTTCTTGAGTTTGTTCAAGACAGAAGGAACTCACGTGCCAAGCCTGGCAGAGTCCGTGATCGAAGAAGTGAAGCGACTCATGGAAATGTACGAAGGAGAAACATTGAGCATAACCATCACCGGCCATAGTTTGGGTGCGGCATTGGCTTTATTAGTGGCTAATGAGATAACTACTCGTGTCCCTGAAGTGCCTTCTGTGGcagttttttcttttggtgGGCCTAAAGTTGGTAACAAGGCCTTTGGTGACAAAATCACTGCCCAAGGAGTTAAAGTTCTAAGAATTGTGAATTCCCAAGATGTAATCACTAGAGTACCCGGCATGTTTGTAAGCGAAGAGCTTGAGCAAACGATAAGGAACTCTAAAATTGGCGGTGTCCTTGACATGTTTGATGACAACACACCCCTCGCTTACTCCCATGTGGGAGCCGAGCTGCGAGTTGACACCAAGATGTCGCCGTTTTTGAAGCCGGACGCTGACATGGCCTGTTGTCATGACTTGGAAGCATACCTTCATTTGGTGGATGGGTTTTTGGCTTCTAATTGTCCCTTTAGGGCGAATGCTAAAAGAAGCTTGGCAAGGTTAATGCAAGATCAAAGTGCTAATGTAAAGAAATTGTATATTAGTAAGGCTAAAGCCTTGAGTTTGAATCTTGAAAGACAAGGATCCTTCTCCATGTCACTTGAGAGGCAAGGATCGTTCTCAATGTCTGGTTGTTTGCCTAGCCCATCATAA